The sequence CTTCAGTCGTGTATGGCAACGCAATCTagttgtatggagaaaatatcCACAACTTTAGATAACATTTgtgaaaaccaacacaagatTGCAAAATCGCAGGAAGATGAAAGGGAAGAGATTCGACGACTTCGTCGTGTTgttgagaaacaaaatgaattgctgGCAGAGCAAAATCGGTTGAAGACTCAAAGTATAGAGCAAAAGCAAAGACATTACCTCAAAATGGAGCAGTTGCAACAGGAAACAgttaatattaaaactaaaatgcttgagatagagactaaaaaataaatataaaagaatcttattgaaatgttatgtatatatttacttttaatatgaataaattttatgtttcataatattaaatttctagcaATAGAGTCTCTTATATTTCTGCCAACACTATATAAACTACTGTTTTCctcattttcagcaatttcctcATCAATTGGATTGTTTTCTAATACGGTTTCTGTTTCAATGTCATCTATTTGATTACTCCTACATATGTTATGTAGTGCGCAACAATCATTTATTATCTTCACTACCTTTTGCGGCGTATATGGCAGGGTAGTTTTCAAACAACGAAACCGACTTTTTAATACTCCTATAACACGCTCAACGATGTTACGTGCTTTTGCATGTTGCTGGTTAAATCTGTGTTCTGCCGATCTTGGGCCTGGGTTTCTATATGGAGTCAGTAGAAATGGCTCTATACCAAAACCAGAATCTCCCAGTAGCCAAGTCCCTCGGTCACCAGCTTCATACTGCGATAGGTAATAGTGTTTTGCACTGCTCATACTAAATACGAAAGCGTCATGGCTTGCACCAGGCCGAGTTGCATCAACTGCTCTTATTATCATATCAAAATCACAAATCTGTAAAATAAAggcagtaaattttaaattttagaaacacaatttaaattcattcttacaatcattgcgtttatgctaaaaaatccttttcggttaaaaaatagatgctcgttctcaaaaggtttaatcAGAGCCACATGTGTTCCATCAATACACCCTATTACTCCTGGAATAccgaatttttctacaaaatgaaGTTTTGATTTTCTAGAATCCTCTTCAGACATTTTCAGCTTAATCCACTTAGGAcacagaacattttccaaagcaTTGATCATTTCGGATAATATTTTTGAGACTGTGCTTCTACCCATAGCAATATCTGTATCCTTTCCGACGGAACGTTGATAGGAACCTTCTGCGAAAAACCTAAGACTTGCTGCCAGCTTTAATAAAATAGGTATGGACGTTTCCTTGACGAAAGATTTTACTTCATTCAGCACTTCTAAAAAAGCGTACTTGTTTAGGCGATAGTGGGAAACAAATCTAAAGTAGAAAAACTGAATGAATGCCACAAAGTATAACCATTTCTAATCTTACGTAGAATCCGGTGCACTGAGAGGATTCGAATGGTCTCTTAAACGCCGCCTATCTATTCTACTTTGGTAATCTTGCTCCCGTTCGTTtaacacataagctgccataaaaaacatgatacttttttaattaaatcctcttattttgaaattatttcgtattttttgccaacgaattcttttgtcatttggtttgtttaattgccAAAGAGAAATCAGCTGTTTTAaacttaaattcgaatttaaatgaaatcggacgaattacagaacacccaaaacaaaatcgtaCGAATTGCCATTTCGGATCCGAAttgaaatcgcgcgattttcagAA comes from Anastrepha obliqua isolate idAnaObli1 chromosome 6, idAnaObli1_1.0, whole genome shotgun sequence and encodes:
- the LOC129250471 gene encoding putative nuclease HARBI1 → MFFMAAYVLNEREQDYQSRIDRRRLRDHSNPLSAPDSTFVSHYRLNKYAFLEVLNEVKSFVKETSIPILLKLAASLRFFAEGSYQRSVGKDTDIAMGRSTVSKILSEMINALENVLCPKWIKLKMSEEDSRKSKLHFVEKFGIPGVIGCIDGTHVALIKPFENEHLFFNRKGFFSINAMIICDFDMIIRAVDATRPGASHDAFVFSMSSAKHYYLSQYEAGDRGTWLLGDSGFGIEPFLLTPYRNPGPRSAEHRFNQQHAKARNIVERVIGVLKSRFRCLKTTLPYTPQKVVKIINDCCALHNICRSNQIDDIETETVLENNPIDEEIAENEENSSLYSVGRNIRDSIARNLIL